From the genome of Thermoflexus hugenholtzii, one region includes:
- the thrB gene encoding homoserine kinase has translation MRIRVRVPATIANLGPGFDAMGLAVRLYNEIEAEPAPALEVVLEGEGADVLPRDATNRVVRSAAALFEQAGMRLPPMRLRCRNRIPLMSGLGSSAAAVVGGLALAAAWLGRRGPWEELLEPATALEGHPDNVAPALLGGLTLVTRDEEGLIAARVSIPPMRVALALPAVQVSTEMARRLLPAQFPLSDVVAQIGHVALLVHAFREGDWRLLGRAMRDRVHEPYRARLIPGYAQAVQAARAAGAAAVCISGSGPALAAFAPEGHEAIAAAMAAAFEEAGFPARTWVVDVEPQGVQVEVEPDPNSR, from the coding sequence ATGCGGATCCGGGTGCGGGTGCCCGCGACGATCGCCAACCTGGGCCCGGGGTTCGACGCGATGGGGCTGGCCGTCCGCCTGTATAACGAGATCGAGGCGGAGCCGGCCCCGGCGCTGGAGGTCGTCCTGGAAGGGGAAGGGGCCGACGTCCTCCCACGGGATGCGACGAACCGGGTGGTGCGCAGCGCGGCGGCGCTGTTCGAGCAAGCGGGGATGAGGTTGCCCCCTATGCGGCTGCGCTGTCGCAACCGGATCCCCCTGATGTCCGGGCTGGGCTCCAGCGCGGCCGCCGTGGTGGGCGGGCTGGCTCTGGCCGCGGCCTGGCTGGGTCGGAGGGGACCGTGGGAGGAGCTGCTGGAGCCGGCCACGGCCCTGGAGGGCCATCCGGACAACGTGGCGCCGGCCCTGCTCGGAGGCCTGACGCTGGTGACCCGGGATGAGGAAGGCCTGATCGCGGCCCGGGTGTCGATCCCCCCGATGCGGGTGGCCCTGGCCCTCCCGGCTGTCCAGGTCTCCACCGAGATGGCCCGCCGCCTGCTCCCCGCTCAGTTTCCCCTGTCGGATGTGGTGGCGCAGATCGGGCATGTGGCCCTGCTGGTGCATGCATTCCGGGAGGGGGACTGGAGGTTGCTGGGGCGGGCGATGCGGGATCGGGTGCACGAACCCTATCGGGCGCGTCTGATCCCCGGCTACGCGCAGGCGGTTCAGGCGGCGCGGGCGGCCGGGGCTGCGGCGGTGTGCATCAGCGGATCCGGCCCGGCGCTGGCGGCCTTCGCCCCCGAGGGCCATGAGGCCATCGCGGCCGCCATGGCCGCCGCCTTCGAGGAGGCGGGCTTCCCGGCCCGCACCTGGGTGGTCGACGTGGAGCCCCAGGGGGTGCAGGTGGAGGTGGAGCCGGATCCGAACTCCCGGTGA
- the ssnA gene encoding putative aminohydrolase SsnA, with the protein MAWLIAHGIVCTMEDPPRVIEDGAVAVEGDRIAMVGPTAEVRARYPEAEVLNARGQLVLPGSICAHTHFYGAFARGMPLHDEPPGNFPHILRRLWWRLDRALDEKAVRLSALVCLIDAIRHGTTTLIDHHASPSCIDGSLDILAEAVAEAGLRACLCYEVTDRNGPEGARAGIRENARFIRQVQRWRATGDPRGDLLAASFGLHASFTVGPETMAQAVAEAQALGVGFHIHVAEDAADEGHSLTIYGVRTVERLAREGVLGPQTLCAHCVHVDTREIDLLARTRSKVSHQPRSNMNNAVGVAPVGAMRAAGVTVGLGNDGFSNNMFAEMKTAYLVHKVHARDPRAMGAEEVLAMAYRENARIAALFWPHPLGVIAPGAYADLILLDYRPYTPLTAENLPWHLIFGIDGSHVTTTICGGRVLMKDRQLLTLDEERIAAEARAHAPIVWERFRAIAEAERG; encoded by the coding sequence ATGGCGTGGCTGATTGCGCATGGCATCGTGTGCACGATGGAGGATCCGCCCCGGGTGATCGAGGACGGAGCGGTGGCGGTGGAGGGGGATCGGATCGCGATGGTAGGGCCCACGGCGGAGGTGCGGGCGCGCTACCCCGAGGCGGAGGTCCTGAACGCGAGGGGACAGCTGGTCCTCCCGGGCAGCATCTGCGCCCACACGCATTTTTACGGGGCCTTCGCCCGGGGCATGCCCCTGCACGACGAGCCCCCGGGGAACTTCCCTCACATCCTGCGTCGCCTGTGGTGGCGGCTGGACCGCGCCCTGGATGAGAAGGCGGTGCGCCTCTCGGCCCTGGTCTGCCTGATCGACGCCATCCGCCACGGCACGACCACCCTGATCGATCATCACGCCAGCCCCTCGTGCATCGATGGCTCGCTGGACATCCTTGCGGAGGCTGTGGCGGAAGCCGGCCTGCGGGCCTGCCTGTGCTATGAGGTCACCGATCGCAACGGCCCGGAAGGGGCGCGGGCCGGGATCCGGGAGAACGCGCGGTTCATCCGCCAGGTCCAGAGATGGCGGGCGACGGGGGATCCCCGGGGAGACTTGCTGGCGGCCTCCTTCGGGCTCCACGCCTCCTTCACTGTGGGCCCGGAGACCATGGCGCAGGCCGTGGCCGAGGCCCAGGCCCTGGGGGTCGGCTTCCACATCCACGTGGCGGAGGACGCGGCCGACGAGGGCCACAGCCTGACGATCTATGGGGTCCGCACGGTGGAGCGGCTGGCGCGGGAGGGGGTGCTGGGCCCCCAAACCCTGTGCGCGCACTGCGTGCACGTCGACACAAGGGAGATCGACCTTCTGGCCCGCACCCGGAGCAAGGTGAGCCATCAGCCCCGTTCGAACATGAACAACGCCGTCGGAGTGGCGCCGGTGGGCGCGATGCGGGCCGCCGGGGTGACGGTCGGGCTGGGCAACGACGGGTTCTCCAACAACATGTTCGCGGAGATGAAGACCGCCTACCTGGTGCACAAGGTTCACGCCCGGGACCCGCGGGCGATGGGAGCGGAGGAGGTGCTGGCCATGGCCTATCGGGAGAACGCTCGCATCGCCGCTCTCTTCTGGCCGCATCCTTTGGGGGTCATCGCCCCCGGCGCCTATGCGGACCTCATCCTCCTGGATTACCGGCCTTACACGCCGCTGACGGCGGAGAACCTCCCCTGGCATCTGATCTTCGGGATCGACGGCTCCCATGTCACCACGACGATCTGCGGAGGGCGGGTCCTGATGAAGGATCGGCAGCTGCTCACCCTCGACGAGGAGCGGATCGCCGCCGAGGCCCGGGCGCATGCGCCCATCGTTTGGGAACGCTTCCGCGCCATCGCGGAGGCCGAGCGGGGCTGA
- the minC gene encoding septum site-determining protein MinC, whose translation MAREPVAIKGVGDALWFSFGPEPWPEALRALEARLSANPSFFVGGRAVLALGDRILEEADLLAALALLNRFGLTLTGIWTEHPVTQALVRRLGLPLQSPPAPERAPETRELPLEPAWVVRRTLRAGHYLQVEGHLCVIGDVNPGAEVAATGDIVIWGRLLGTAHAGCEGNDEAAVYALELRPVQLRIGRYIARSPEEPRRPIPEQAVVQEGRIVVEPWRPLSWMERWFGRFL comes from the coding sequence ATGGCCAGAGAGCCGGTGGCGATTAAAGGCGTGGGGGATGCGTTGTGGTTTTCCTTCGGGCCGGAGCCATGGCCCGAGGCCCTGCGGGCGCTGGAGGCCCGGCTGTCGGCCAACCCCAGCTTCTTCGTCGGCGGCCGGGCGGTCCTCGCCTTAGGGGATCGGATCCTGGAGGAAGCGGACCTGCTGGCCGCCCTGGCCTTGCTGAACCGCTTCGGCCTCACCCTGACCGGCATATGGACGGAGCATCCAGTCACGCAGGCCCTGGTGCGACGGCTGGGGCTGCCCCTCCAGAGCCCCCCGGCCCCGGAGCGCGCCCCTGAAACCCGGGAGCTCCCCCTGGAGCCGGCGTGGGTGGTCCGCCGGACCCTGCGGGCGGGCCACTATCTGCAGGTGGAAGGGCATCTCTGCGTGATCGGGGATGTGAATCCGGGGGCGGAGGTCGCCGCCACCGGCGACATCGTGATCTGGGGACGCTTGCTGGGAACGGCCCACGCCGGCTGTGAGGGGAACGATGAGGCGGCGGTCTACGCCCTGGAGCTCCGCCCGGTCCAGCTGCGCATCGGGCGTTACATCGCCCGCTCGCCGGAGGAGCCCCGACGGCCCATCCCCGAGCAAGCGGTGGTTCAGGAGGGCCGGATTGTGGTGGAGCCATGGCGTCCCTTATCGTGGATGGAACGATGGTTCGGGCGCTTTCTGTAA
- the minD gene encoding septum site-determining protein MinD produces the protein MSAQVITVTSGKGGVGKTTVTANVGMALALAGKKVVCIDADIGLRNLDVVLGLENRIVYDIVHVVEGRCRTRQALIRDKRVPDLYLMPAAQSRDKSAVRPEDMVRICEELRPDFDYILIDSAAGIEEGFRTALAPADLILLVTNPEVAAVRDADRVIGLVEAMGKPTPKLIVNRLKPDMVRRGDMLDTSDVLEILAIELLGVIPEDEQVVVATNRGTPVVLEERSPAGQAFRAIARRLMGENVPLFPSEDGHGVLSWLRRLVRSGGGR, from the coding sequence ATGAGCGCGCAGGTGATCACGGTCACCTCTGGCAAGGGCGGGGTGGGCAAGACGACGGTGACGGCGAACGTGGGGATGGCCCTGGCCCTGGCCGGCAAGAAGGTGGTGTGCATCGACGCGGACATCGGCTTGAGAAACCTGGATGTGGTCCTGGGGCTGGAGAACCGCATCGTCTACGACATCGTCCACGTGGTGGAAGGCCGCTGCCGCACCCGTCAGGCCCTCATCCGCGACAAGCGGGTCCCCGACCTCTACCTGATGCCCGCCGCTCAGAGCCGGGACAAATCGGCCGTCAGGCCGGAGGACATGGTCCGCATCTGCGAGGAGCTGCGGCCCGACTTCGATTACATCCTCATCGATTCCGCCGCCGGCATCGAGGAGGGCTTCCGCACCGCCCTGGCCCCCGCCGATCTCATCCTCCTGGTCACCAACCCGGAGGTGGCCGCGGTGCGGGATGCGGACCGCGTGATCGGGCTGGTGGAGGCCATGGGCAAGCCGACCCCCAAGCTCATCGTCAACCGCCTGAAGCCGGACATGGTCCGCCGGGGCGACATGCTGGACACCTCGGACGTGCTGGAGATCCTGGCCATCGAGCTGCTGGGGGTGATCCCGGAGGACGAACAGGTCGTCGTCGCCACCAACCGGGGGACCCCTGTGGTGCTGGAGGAGCGGTCGCCGGCGGGCCAGGCCTTCCGGGCCATCGCCCGGCGCCTGATGGGGGAGAACGTTCCTCTCTTCCCCTCTGAGGATGGGCATGGGGTTCTGAGCTGGTTGCGCCGGCTGGTGCGCAGCGGAGGTGGCCGATGA
- the minE gene encoding cell division topological specificity factor MinE: MSWLDRLRGQPSPRETAKQRLQVILVHDRSDLSPGLLEVIKDEIIAVLSRHVPIVAEEVRVTVTQDARECRLVADIPLGNRQSRS; encoded by the coding sequence ATGAGCTGGCTGGATCGACTGCGAGGGCAGCCCTCGCCCCGGGAGACCGCCAAGCAGCGCCTGCAGGTGATCCTGGTTCACGACCGCAGCGACCTCTCCCCGGGGTTGCTGGAGGTCATCAAGGACGAGATCATCGCCGTCCTCTCCCGCCACGTGCCCATCGTCGCTGAAGAGGTGCGGGTGACCGTGACCCAGGACGCCCGGGAGTGCCGCCTGGTGGCGGACATCCCGCTGGGGAACCGGCAGAGCCGATCATGA
- a CDS encoding FtsW/RodA/SpoVE family cell cycle protein, protein MIGWLQERLGEWRRFDVGLLLGVMALMAISIPTIASAVLRSPDLADAPRRQVTFALIGIVLILATSSVNYRIWGTFHQGLYLLLVGLLLLALIAGRSQIAPVRRWLEVASVNIQPAELAKLLLILSLGRFLADREEQLDSFRTVLLAFGYLLLPAALIFLQPNLSTAVVLVVIGLAMLFVWGIRPRHLLAVGLLSLPLALGAWTMMLPYMRGRLLHFLGLQPDPNTAYNLTQALITIGSGGLWGTGWGQSPQNVWGFLRVRHTDFLFAVLAGEFGLVGALGVIALYLWVLGRILQIAWTAEDTYGRLIAVGVGTWIAFQALANIGMNVGLTPVAGLPLPFLSYGGSALLSLCLGIGLVQSVRIHRMAFSIRG, encoded by the coding sequence ATGATCGGGTGGCTGCAGGAACGTCTGGGGGAATGGCGCCGCTTCGACGTCGGGCTGCTCCTGGGGGTGATGGCCCTGATGGCCATCAGCATCCCGACCATCGCCAGCGCCGTGCTGCGCTCCCCGGATCTCGCGGACGCCCCCCGGCGGCAGGTGACCTTCGCCCTGATCGGGATCGTCCTCATCCTCGCCACATCCTCGGTGAACTACCGGATTTGGGGAACCTTCCACCAGGGGCTCTATCTGCTCCTCGTCGGCCTGCTGCTGCTCGCCCTGATCGCCGGCCGCAGCCAGATCGCGCCGGTCCGCCGCTGGCTGGAGGTGGCCTCGGTGAACATCCAGCCGGCGGAGCTGGCCAAGCTCCTCCTGATCCTCAGCCTGGGCCGCTTCCTGGCGGACCGTGAGGAACAGCTGGACTCCTTTCGAACGGTGCTGCTGGCCTTCGGCTATCTCCTGCTGCCGGCGGCGTTGATCTTCCTCCAGCCCAATCTGAGCACGGCGGTGGTGCTCGTCGTCATCGGGCTGGCCATGCTGTTCGTGTGGGGGATCCGCCCCCGGCATCTCCTGGCCGTGGGCCTCCTGAGCCTCCCCCTGGCCCTTGGGGCGTGGACGATGATGCTGCCTTACATGCGCGGGCGCCTGCTGCACTTCCTGGGCCTGCAGCCGGATCCGAACACCGCCTACAACCTCACCCAGGCCCTGATCACCATCGGCAGCGGGGGGCTGTGGGGGACCGGCTGGGGGCAGAGCCCCCAGAACGTCTGGGGCTTCCTGCGGGTCCGCCACACGGACTTCCTCTTCGCCGTCCTGGCGGGTGAGTTCGGCCTGGTGGGGGCCCTGGGGGTCATCGCCCTTTACCTGTGGGTCCTCGGACGCATCCTTCAGATCGCCTGGACGGCCGAGGACACCTACGGTCGGCTGATCGCCGTCGGGGTGGGGACCTGGATCGCCTTCCAGGCCCTGGCCAACATCGGGATGAACGTGGGGCTGACGCCGGTGGCCGGCCTCCCCCTCCCCTTCCTGAGCTACGGCGGGAGCGCCCTTCTCTCCCTGTGCCTCGGGATCGGCCTCGTCCAGAGCGTGCGGATCCACCGGATGGCCTTCTCGATACGCGGGTGA
- a CDS encoding HEPN domain-containing protein produces MPARHMDWFRQAERDLEQAEDSMRAGRHEWACFAAHQAAEKAVKALHLYFGQEAWGHVIARLLRELPSSLQVPPLLIERARVLDGYYIPPRYPNSHPEGAPFEHYGPLQSEEAIRYAREILEFVRAHLA; encoded by the coding sequence ATGCCTGCCCGGCATATGGACTGGTTCCGACAGGCGGAGCGGGACCTGGAGCAGGCGGAGGATTCGATGCGGGCGGGCCGTCACGAGTGGGCGTGCTTCGCGGCCCATCAGGCGGCGGAGAAAGCGGTGAAGGCCCTTCATCTCTACTTCGGACAGGAGGCCTGGGGACATGTCATCGCCCGACTGCTCCGTGAGCTCCCCTCCTCCCTTCAGGTCCCGCCCCTTTTGATCGAAAGGGCGCGCGTGCTGGACGGCTATTACATCCCTCCCCGCTATCCGAACAGCCATCCGGAGGGCGCGCCCTTTGAACATTACGGGCCCCTTCAGAGCGAGGAGGCCATCCGCTATGCCCGTGAAATCCTTGAGTTCGTCCGTGCGCACCTGGCCTGA
- a CDS encoding nucleotidyltransferase domain-containing protein produces the protein MPVKSLSSSVRTWPDAREVEAAVRDWSRRIAAANPEVLRVGYFGSYARGDWGVGSDLDIVIVVTRSDQPFISRAARWPIEELPVPADVLVYTREEWERIDPDSRFGRILREEVRWVWEREKATPEGSSPETLGSDPQASGGDRWSSSR, from the coding sequence ATGCCCGTGAAATCCTTGAGTTCGTCCGTGCGCACCTGGCCTGACGCCCGGGAGGTGGAGGCGGCGGTGCGAGACTGGAGCCGTCGGATCGCCGCCGCCAATCCCGAGGTCCTCCGGGTGGGCTACTTCGGCTCCTACGCCCGGGGCGACTGGGGGGTGGGCAGCGATCTGGACATCGTGATCGTCGTGACGCGCTCCGACCAGCCATTCATCTCCCGGGCTGCCCGGTGGCCCATCGAGGAGCTGCCCGTGCCCGCCGACGTCCTGGTCTACACCCGGGAGGAATGGGAGCGCATCGATCCAGACAGCCGCTTCGGCCGCATCCTCCGGGAGGAAGTCCGGTGGGTGTGGGAACGGGAGAAAGCCACCCCGGAAGGATCCTCGCCGGAGACGCTGGGTTCGGATCCTCAAGCATCAGGAGGTGACCGGTGGAGTTCGAGCCGGTGA
- the gatB gene encoding Asp-tRNA(Asn)/Glu-tRNA(Gln) amidotransferase subunit GatB, whose amino-acid sequence MEFEPVIGLEIHAELQTRSKMFCACPVVDSTTAEPNRYVCPVCAGMPGTLPVPNQRAIEWTILTGLALNCEIAEYSLFYRKNYFYPDLPSEYQRSMYDYPLCLNGYLEIDTPEGTKRVRIRRVHIEEDTGKLLHVGGATLVDFNRAGVPLMEIVTEPDMHSVEEVKAFAIALRTLLRYLRVNSGDMEKGVIRFEANVSVRPKGETRLGTRTEIKNLNSFRALVRAVEYEIRRQIEIVRAGGQVEQETMGWDEARGVTVPQRGKEHAHDYRYFPEPDIPPLAISREWVERIRSMLPELPRARRERFEREYGLTRYEADLLTEDHAVADYFEEAVRHARQGDPPLEPRTLATWITGELFRLMNEAGVEIGDVRVPPTALVDLIRMVQRGEINLNTGKMVLREAFETGEAPRRIVEARGLTQIRDVEALRAIVLRVIEENPREVESYLRGKEGVLKWFVGQVMRATRGQADPQRVNELVREALEARRSAGPS is encoded by the coding sequence GTGGAGTTCGAGCCGGTGATCGGCCTGGAGATCCACGCGGAGCTGCAGACCCGCTCCAAGATGTTCTGCGCGTGCCCGGTGGTGGACAGCACCACGGCGGAGCCGAACCGCTACGTCTGCCCGGTCTGCGCCGGGATGCCCGGGACGCTCCCCGTCCCCAACCAGCGGGCCATCGAGTGGACCATCCTCACCGGCCTGGCCCTGAACTGCGAGATCGCCGAATACAGCCTGTTCTACCGGAAGAACTATTTCTACCCGGACCTCCCCTCCGAGTATCAGCGCTCCATGTATGATTACCCCCTCTGTCTGAACGGCTATCTGGAGATCGACACGCCGGAGGGGACGAAGCGGGTGCGCATCCGTCGGGTTCACATCGAGGAGGACACCGGGAAGCTCCTTCACGTAGGCGGCGCCACCCTGGTGGACTTCAACCGCGCCGGCGTCCCCCTGATGGAGATCGTCACCGAGCCCGATATGCACTCGGTGGAGGAGGTCAAGGCCTTCGCCATCGCCCTGCGCACGCTGCTCCGCTACCTCCGGGTGAACTCGGGGGACATGGAGAAGGGCGTCATCCGCTTCGAGGCCAACGTCTCGGTGCGCCCGAAAGGGGAGACGCGGCTGGGGACGCGGACCGAGATCAAGAACCTGAACAGCTTCCGGGCCCTGGTGCGGGCGGTGGAATACGAGATCCGGCGTCAGATCGAGATCGTGCGCGCCGGCGGGCAGGTGGAGCAGGAGACCATGGGCTGGGACGAGGCCCGCGGGGTCACCGTCCCCCAGCGCGGCAAGGAGCACGCCCACGATTACCGCTACTTCCCCGAGCCGGACATCCCCCCGCTGGCGATCTCCCGGGAGTGGGTGGAGCGGATCCGCTCCATGCTCCCGGAGCTGCCCCGGGCACGCCGGGAACGCTTCGAACGGGAATACGGACTCACCCGCTACGAGGCCGACCTGCTCACCGAGGATCACGCCGTGGCGGATTACTTTGAGGAGGCTGTGCGCCATGCCCGCCAGGGAGATCCTCCCCTCGAGCCCCGGACCCTGGCGACCTGGATCACCGGCGAGCTCTTCCGCCTGATGAACGAGGCGGGCGTGGAGATCGGGGACGTGCGCGTCCCTCCCACCGCCCTGGTGGACCTGATCCGCATGGTCCAGCGGGGGGAGATCAACCTGAACACGGGGAAGATGGTCCTTCGGGAGGCCTTTGAGACCGGCGAGGCCCCTCGTCGGATCGTGGAAGCCAGGGGGCTCACCCAAATCCGGGATGTGGAAGCCCTGCGGGCGATCGTCCTCCGGGTCATTGAGGAGAACCCGCGGGAGGTGGAGAGCTACCTGCGGGGCAAGGAGGGCGTGCTGAAGTGGTTCGTCGGCCAGGTGATGCGCGCCACCCGCGGCCAGGCCGACCCCCAGCGGGTCAACGAGCTGGTCCGCGAAGCCCTGGAGGCGCGCCGGTCCGCAGGACCTTCTTAG
- a CDS encoding UPF0182 family protein — protein MAWRRGGRFEGRQLEIDWARLPYERWLRWGLGLFGLGVLLLFIPGRLLSLWVTWEWFRDLGYESILWTQWQARAALFGIGWGAALLFLGLNAFLAARAAGRSPRLWLGLAAAVGFLFGLALQGEWERVLLALNAEPFGVRDPLFGLDVGWYVFRWPLWVSLQETAQWGLVPLAALFPLVLPVPRRWRWAHLSILAALFFLLMAVGYRFDAYRLLYAERPVAFGAGYAEVHARLPVLNLLSGLMVLLAAGMLLNLRLRRPALLALGFGVWLALAFLGLEVYPGLIQTLVVRPNELARESPYIAHSIAFTRRAYGLEDFNEQIFSPREAPTPEEIRAHAEILEGIRLWDYRPLLQTLQQLQSIRPYYVFVDVDVDRYRIDGAYRQVMLSVRELDLDALPPQARTWVNRHLVFTHGYGVVVVPVRAFTPEGLPVFLLKDIPPVGAIPLTRPQIYFGERTVDFALVNTAVPEFDYPRGEENVTTTYQGRTGIRLGGLARRALFALYFGDPNLILSGALTAESRILFWRDIRTRLRTLAPFLRFDPDPYAVILDGRIVWVADAYTWTDRYPYSQPHGDLNYIRNSVKAVIDAYDGTVTFYVVEDEPLIRAWRRIFPALWRDFSEMPEGLKAHLRYPEGLFRIQADILRTYHVQDPRTFYNKEDVWAVPTEIFGSEPQPMEPYYVLTRVDPEGPVEFVLILPFTPSGRQNMIAWMAARSDPGRYGEVILYRLTKERLIFGPQQIEARIDQEPTISAQLTLWSQRGSQVIRGNLLVIPIGEAFLYVEPLYLLAEQGQIPELKQVIVATEQRVAMAPTLEQALAQAIGGAEVSGPSGPSAPPGGDVAALIREAYAHYQRAQEAIRRGDWAAYGAEIEALGRVLEALRQAAGGP, from the coding sequence ATGGCCTGGCGGCGAGGGGGTCGTTTCGAAGGGAGACAGCTGGAGATCGACTGGGCGCGGCTCCCCTATGAGCGGTGGCTTCGGTGGGGACTGGGGCTCTTCGGGCTGGGGGTTCTCCTGCTGTTCATCCCCGGCCGCCTTTTGAGCCTGTGGGTGACGTGGGAGTGGTTCCGGGACCTGGGCTACGAGTCGATCCTGTGGACGCAGTGGCAGGCCCGGGCGGCTCTTTTCGGGATCGGATGGGGCGCCGCCCTCCTCTTCCTGGGGCTGAACGCCTTCCTTGCGGCCCGCGCGGCGGGCCGCTCCCCTCGGCTCTGGCTGGGGCTGGCCGCCGCCGTCGGCTTCCTCTTCGGCCTCGCCCTCCAGGGGGAGTGGGAGAGGGTCCTGCTGGCCCTGAACGCGGAGCCCTTCGGCGTCCGCGATCCCCTCTTCGGCCTCGATGTCGGCTGGTATGTGTTCCGGTGGCCCCTCTGGGTATCCCTGCAGGAGACCGCCCAGTGGGGCCTGGTCCCTCTCGCCGCCCTCTTCCCGCTGGTCCTCCCGGTCCCGCGGCGGTGGCGATGGGCCCATCTCTCCATCCTCGCCGCCCTTTTCTTCCTGTTGATGGCGGTGGGGTATCGCTTCGACGCCTACCGGCTGCTTTACGCAGAGCGGCCGGTGGCCTTCGGGGCGGGCTACGCGGAGGTCCACGCCCGCCTGCCCGTCCTGAACCTCCTGAGCGGCCTGATGGTTCTCCTCGCGGCCGGGATGCTGCTCAACCTGCGGCTGCGCCGGCCGGCCCTTCTGGCCCTGGGGTTCGGGGTGTGGCTCGCCCTGGCCTTCCTCGGGCTGGAGGTCTACCCGGGCCTGATCCAAACCCTGGTGGTGCGCCCCAACGAGCTGGCCCGGGAGAGCCCTTACATCGCCCACAGCATCGCCTTCACCCGGCGCGCCTATGGACTGGAGGACTTCAACGAGCAGATCTTCTCCCCGCGCGAGGCCCCTACCCCGGAGGAGATCCGGGCCCACGCCGAAATCCTGGAGGGGATCCGCCTGTGGGATTACCGGCCGTTGCTGCAGACCCTGCAGCAGCTGCAAAGCATCCGCCCCTACTACGTGTTCGTCGACGTGGATGTCGATCGCTATCGCATCGATGGCGCGTATCGCCAGGTCATGCTGAGCGTGCGGGAGCTGGACCTGGACGCCCTTCCGCCTCAGGCCCGCACCTGGGTCAACCGGCACCTGGTGTTCACCCACGGCTACGGCGTGGTGGTCGTGCCGGTGCGGGCTTTCACTCCGGAAGGCCTCCCGGTGTTCCTGCTGAAGGACATCCCGCCGGTGGGCGCCATCCCCCTGACCCGCCCGCAGATTTACTTCGGAGAGCGGACGGTGGACTTCGCCCTGGTGAACACCGCCGTGCCGGAGTTCGACTATCCCCGCGGGGAGGAGAACGTCACCACGACGTATCAGGGCCGCACCGGCATCCGCCTGGGCGGGCTGGCGCGGCGGGCCCTCTTCGCCCTCTACTTCGGGGACCCCAATCTGATCCTGAGCGGCGCCCTCACCGCCGAGAGCCGCATCCTGTTCTGGCGGGACATCCGCACCCGGCTCCGCACCCTGGCTCCCTTCCTGCGCTTCGATCCGGACCCCTACGCGGTGATCCTGGACGGTCGGATCGTCTGGGTGGCGGACGCGTATACGTGGACGGATCGTTACCCGTATAGCCAGCCGCACGGGGACCTCAACTACATCCGGAACAGCGTGAAGGCGGTGATCGACGCCTACGACGGGACGGTGACCTTCTACGTGGTGGAGGATGAGCCCCTGATCCGGGCCTGGCGGCGGATCTTCCCCGCCCTCTGGCGGGATTTCTCGGAGATGCCGGAGGGCCTCAAGGCCCATCTGCGCTACCCGGAGGGCCTCTTCCGGATCCAGGCGGACATCCTCCGGACGTATCACGTGCAGGATCCCCGCACCTTTTACAACAAGGAGGACGTGTGGGCGGTCCCGACGGAGATCTTCGGCTCCGAGCCCCAGCCCATGGAGCCCTACTACGTGCTCACCCGGGTGGATCCAGAGGGACCGGTGGAGTTCGTCCTGATCCTTCCCTTCACGCCCTCCGGGCGGCAGAACATGATCGCCTGGATGGCGGCCCGCTCGGACCCCGGGCGGTATGGGGAGGTGATCCTGTATCGGCTGACCAAGGAGCGGCTGATCTTCGGCCCGCAGCAGATCGAGGCGCGGATCGATCAGGAACCCACGATCTCGGCGCAGCTGACCCTGTGGAGCCAGCGGGGCAGCCAGGTCATCCGGGGGAACCTCCTGGTGATCCCCATCGGGGAGGCGTTCCTGTATGTGGAGCCGCTGTATCTCCTGGCCGAGCAGGGGCAGATCCCGGAGCTGAAGCAGGTGATCGTGGCGACCGAGCAGCGGGTGGCGATGGCCCCCACCCTGGAGCAGGCGCTGGCTCAGGCCATCGGCGGAGCGGAGGTCTCGGGGCCCTCAGGCCCTTCGGCCCCTCCGGGCGGGGATGTGGCCGCCCTGATCCGGGAGGCCTACGCGCACTATCAGCGGGCCCAGGAAGCCATCCGCCGGGGGGACTGGGCGGCTTACGGCGCGGAGATCGAAGCCCTGGGCCGCGTCCTGGAAGCCCTGCGGCAGGCCGCGGGCGGGCCATAA